A genomic region of Rhodanobacter sp. contains the following coding sequences:
- a CDS encoding ABC transporter permease gives MNIWFVEIWRAWRAMLRRPGFLLLASGVLALGIGASVAVATLIDQVLLRPLPVPQASQLVVLGRWNGGHIGTISPFDYQRLGTLEGVASIALKQSGSMANVSGDGEPEQVPRIYADRQLLPTLGLHPVLGRDFDAQEDRPGGAPAVMIGYGFWQRRYGGDPHVVGRMLRVDGVERTIVGVLPAAFNAVAGVGDVVSPLALPAASDDRGSNYMAIARLADDSNVDAVAAEVDTRLHALDVATGNTFMLRTRYGVESLGSWLHRSARPVLLLFQASALLVLLVALINLANLMLLRTLSRSHEVAVRDALGASRVRLMLPVLGEGMLVGVLGGVWGVALAAVGLGALKGFIPASWLVGGKVVVGTSAWLLALCGGALMAAMAAGIGVWRSRASTSMEDLREGGRSGANRHAGWLGRVLVVAQVLLAAVSLSAAGLFVHALYDAARMPLGFVGDKVLSFELAPTLADYPDVAAVDAMSQRLVERLRAIPGVTDAAVTTNLPTSTDNIGSFGHFSTGLHLPGGPTFNAQYHGVGPDFFRLFAMPLRQGRYFTRSDVQGGTRVAIVSSDLARTRFGGDALGKSIEVEGGPDNVAWSVRIVGVVGDTWQDGPLQPQQPVLYVPLAQMPAPMLAGFRRFEPLRFVLRGHGNPDDWRAGVGAAVAEAAPEQPIANLRTMHSILRATTEDARVNLWLIGLFAVLALLLAATGLYAVMSVAVAARERELGVRLALGAAPAQLLALVLRSGLAQIGIGLTLGMVAALALAHALSSMLMVLLGRSSAFDPVALLGVCVVLAVAGLLACLFPALRASRVAPMRALRGE, from the coding sequence ATGAACATCTGGTTTGTCGAGATCTGGCGCGCATGGCGGGCGATGCTGCGTAGGCCCGGCTTCCTTTTGCTGGCGAGCGGCGTGCTGGCGCTGGGCATTGGTGCAAGCGTGGCGGTGGCCACGTTGATCGACCAGGTGTTGCTGCGGCCGTTGCCGGTGCCGCAGGCATCGCAACTGGTAGTGCTGGGGCGCTGGAATGGGGGGCATATCGGCACGATTTCGCCATTCGACTACCAGCGACTTGGCACGCTTGAGGGCGTGGCATCGATTGCGCTGAAGCAGTCCGGCTCGATGGCGAATGTTTCCGGCGACGGCGAGCCGGAGCAGGTGCCGCGTATCTATGCGGATCGCCAACTGTTGCCTACGCTGGGATTGCATCCTGTTCTCGGGCGCGATTTCGATGCGCAGGAAGATCGTCCTGGCGGGGCGCCAGCCGTGATGATCGGCTATGGCTTCTGGCAGCGCCGTTATGGCGGCGATCCGCATGTGGTCGGGCGCATGCTGCGGGTGGATGGCGTCGAACGCACCATCGTCGGCGTACTGCCGGCGGCTTTCAACGCCGTGGCGGGTGTGGGCGATGTGGTATCGCCGCTGGCGTTGCCGGCTGCCAGCGACGACCGGGGCTCGAATTACATGGCGATCGCGCGTCTTGCGGATGACTCCAACGTGGATGCCGTGGCGGCGGAAGTGGATACCCGCCTGCACGCCCTGGACGTGGCGACGGGAAACACTTTCATGCTGCGCACGCGCTATGGCGTGGAAAGCCTCGGTAGCTGGCTGCATCGCAGTGCGCGACCGGTACTCCTGCTGTTTCAGGCCAGTGCCTTGCTGGTGTTGCTGGTAGCACTGATCAATCTCGCCAACCTGATGTTGCTGCGCACGCTGTCGCGCAGCCACGAGGTTGCGGTGCGCGATGCGCTGGGTGCTTCGCGTGTTCGATTGATGCTGCCGGTACTGGGCGAGGGCATGCTGGTCGGTGTACTCGGCGGCGTGTGGGGCGTGGCATTGGCTGCGGTTGGGCTGGGCGCCCTCAAGGGATTCATCCCTGCGTCATGGCTGGTGGGCGGAAAGGTGGTCGTAGGTACATCGGCATGGCTGCTGGCCCTGTGCGGCGGCGCACTGATGGCCGCGATGGCGGCGGGTATCGGTGTGTGGCGCAGCCGCGCATCGACGTCGATGGAGGACTTGCGTGAAGGCGGGCGCAGCGGCGCCAACCGCCATGCCGGCTGGTTGGGTCGTGTCTTGGTGGTGGCGCAGGTGTTGCTAGCGGCAGTTTCGTTGAGTGCGGCGGGGCTATTCGTGCATGCGCTCTACGACGCGGCGAGGATGCCGCTGGGCTTCGTGGGCGACAAGGTACTCAGCTTCGAGCTGGCGCCGACGTTGGCCGACTATCCGGACGTAGCCGCGGTGGACGCCATGTCGCAGCGGCTGGTCGAACGTCTGCGGGCGATACCCGGCGTCACCGATGCCGCGGTGACCACCAACCTGCCGACCAGTACGGACAACATCGGCAGCTTCGGACACTTCAGCACCGGCTTGCACTTGCCGGGCGGCCCCACGTTCAACGCGCAATACCACGGTGTGGGGCCGGATTTCTTCAGGCTGTTCGCCATGCCGCTGCGGCAGGGACGCTACTTCACGCGCAGCGACGTGCAGGGTGGTACGCGGGTGGCCATCGTCAGCAGTGACCTTGCACGGACGCGCTTTGGCGGCGACGCGCTGGGCAAGTCCATCGAGGTGGAAGGAGGCCCGGACAACGTCGCGTGGTCGGTACGTATCGTCGGTGTCGTCGGCGACACCTGGCAGGACGGTCCGCTGCAGCCGCAGCAGCCCGTGCTGTACGTGCCGCTGGCACAGATGCCGGCGCCGATGCTGGCCGGGTTCCGGCGTTTCGAGCCTTTGCGCTTCGTGCTGCGCGGGCACGGCAACCCGGACGATTGGCGCGCAGGTGTAGGTGCGGCGGTAGCGGAAGCTGCCCCTGAACAACCCATCGCCAATCTGCGCACGATGCACAGCATCTTGCGTGCAACCACGGAAGATGCGCGGGTCAACCTGTGGTTGATCGGGTTGTTCGCCGTGCTGGCGTTGCTGCTGGCGGCGACGGGTCTTTACGCGGTGATGTCGGTGGCGGTGGCGGCGCGTGAACGCGAGCTAGGAGTGCGCCTTGCCCTGGGTGCGGCGCCTGCACAGCTGTTGGCGCTGGTGTTGCGCAGCGGGCTGGCACAGATCGGCATAGGTCTGACGCTGGGCATGGTCGCAGCACTGGCCCTTGCTCACGCGCTGTCGTCGATGCTGATGGTGTTGCTTGGACGCAGCAGCGCCTTCGATCCGGTCGCATTGCTGGGTGTGTGCGTGGTACTCGCCGTGGCGGGCCTGCTCGCCTGCCTGTTTCCGGCCCTGCGCGCGTCGCGCGTGGCGCCGATGCGTGCCTTGAGAGGGGAGTGA
- a CDS encoding ABC transporter permease has protein sequence MNVWLAEIWQAWRTSLRRPGFLLLAASVLALGVGSASAVFTLIDGVLLRPLPYPEPHRLVALGRLEQGNVNGTSPQQYQQLAGLPGAASLGIFKSETTATNIAGYGEPVQVQAQTFDRGLLPALQVRPMLGRNFDAQEDRPGGPPAVLLYHGFWLRRFGGDPAVVGKTLQVEGLAHTIVGVLPAGFDLGEASIALPTAFDADTSNDSLDYMVVARLAPGIARDALAAKVDTRLHAFYVAQGHKVYGSDYWLRSHFGAQDLGAAEHHDQRATSLMWLACAALLLLIALVNLTNLMMLRAMGRSHDASVRGALGASPWRVALPSMAEGALVGVLGVLLGQGLAVLGLAALRTWMPVDWMPVEWTRPGGLSLGWPAWMLAIAVGLFGALLATVLGLWRGHAALSMDSLREGGRSGFGRRGGLLGRVLVIAQVALASLLLCAAGVFLRTLLDNAKVDLGFDARGVLTFELAPIKALYPDAASANVLSRRLVERLRQIPGVRQAAAVTNLPAGDFIGQWAMGELHVPGGAEFNAQIHAADPDFFGVFGIRLLQGRLFADTDVRGGEAVAIVNQKFADRHYHGHALGQLIQRGSGAGRLSARIVGVVADTWQFGPEDPDAATPILYLPLAQMPEDIWRVFRTYEPLRFAIKVHGSPDGYRDAVKQAVAEIAPDQPISHVRSMAWIVHDTTTDTEFNLMLVGLLGGLALLLAGVGMYAVMAVAVAAREREFGVRAALGASPRRLLLLVLRGGLLQIVLGLAAGVVLGAAGSSVLRAVVVQLGRSVFDPWAVLVACAVLACAGVLACLVPAIRAGRTAPMHALRGE, from the coding sequence GTGAACGTCTGGCTCGCCGAGATCTGGCAAGCCTGGCGCACCAGCCTGCGCCGTCCCGGCTTTCTGCTGCTGGCGGCCAGCGTGCTGGCGTTGGGCGTGGGTTCGGCCAGCGCGGTGTTTACCCTGATCGATGGCGTGCTGCTGCGGCCTTTGCCTTATCCGGAGCCGCATCGGCTGGTGGCGCTTGGGCGTCTCGAACAAGGCAACGTCAACGGCACGTCGCCGCAGCAATATCAGCAACTGGCCGGCTTGCCGGGCGCTGCCTCGCTGGGCATCTTCAAGAGCGAGACCACGGCCACGAACATCGCCGGCTATGGCGAGCCGGTGCAGGTGCAGGCGCAGACATTCGATCGCGGCTTGCTTCCCGCATTGCAGGTGCGGCCCATGCTTGGGCGCAACTTCGATGCGCAGGAAGATCGGCCGGGCGGCCCGCCGGCGGTGCTGCTGTATCACGGCTTCTGGCTGCGCCGCTTCGGTGGTGATCCGGCGGTGGTTGGCAAGACGCTGCAGGTGGAAGGCCTGGCGCACACCATCGTCGGCGTGTTGCCGGCGGGTTTCGACTTGGGGGAGGCGTCGATCGCGCTGCCAACGGCGTTCGACGCGGACACCTCCAATGACTCGCTCGACTACATGGTCGTGGCGCGATTGGCGCCGGGCATCGCGCGCGACGCATTGGCGGCGAAAGTGGATACGCGGCTGCATGCGTTCTATGTCGCGCAGGGGCACAAGGTGTACGGCAGCGACTACTGGCTGCGCTCGCACTTTGGTGCGCAGGATCTCGGTGCCGCAGAACACCATGATCAGCGCGCGACCTCGCTGATGTGGCTGGCCTGTGCCGCGCTGCTGTTGCTGATCGCGCTGGTCAACCTCACCAACCTGATGATGCTGCGTGCGATGGGGCGCAGCCACGACGCCTCCGTGCGCGGCGCGCTCGGCGCATCGCCGTGGCGCGTGGCCTTGCCTTCGATGGCGGAAGGCGCGTTGGTTGGCGTGCTCGGCGTGCTGCTCGGGCAAGGCCTGGCGGTGTTGGGACTGGCGGCCTTGCGTACCTGGATGCCGGTCGACTGGATGCCGGTGGAATGGACGCGCCCCGGCGGCCTGAGCCTTGGCTGGCCGGCATGGATGCTGGCCATCGCGGTGGGCCTGTTCGGCGCATTGCTCGCCACGGTGCTGGGCCTGTGGCGCGGGCATGCCGCGCTGTCGATGGACAGCCTGCGCGAAGGCGGACGCAGCGGCTTCGGTCGCCGCGGTGGCCTGCTGGGCCGCGTGCTGGTGATCGCGCAGGTGGCGCTGGCTTCGCTGCTGCTTTGCGCGGCCGGCGTGTTCCTGCGCACCCTGCTCGACAACGCGAAGGTCGATCTCGGCTTCGACGCGCGCGGCGTGCTCACTTTCGAACTCGCACCGATCAAGGCGCTCTATCCCGATGCGGCTTCGGCGAATGTCCTCTCGCGGCGGCTGGTCGAACGCCTGCGCCAGATTCCGGGTGTGCGTCAGGCCGCGGCGGTCACCAACCTGCCAGCGGGCGATTTCATCGGGCAATGGGCCATGGGCGAACTGCACGTGCCCGGCGGCGCGGAATTCAATGCGCAGATCCATGCCGCCGACCCGGATTTCTTCGGGGTGTTCGGCATACGCCTGCTGCAAGGCCGGTTGTTCGCCGACACCGATGTGCGAGGCGGCGAGGCGGTGGCCATCGTCAACCAGAAGTTCGCGGATCGGCACTACCACGGCCATGCGCTGGGTCAGCTCATCCAACGTGGCTCGGGTGCGGGCAGGCTCTCGGCGCGCATCGTGGGCGTGGTGGCCGACACCTGGCAGTTCGGCCCGGAAGATCCGGATGCGGCAACGCCCATCCTCTACCTGCCGCTGGCGCAGATGCCGGAGGACATATGGCGCGTATTCCGCACCTACGAACCGCTGCGCTTCGCCATCAAGGTGCATGGCAGTCCGGATGGCTACCGCGACGCGGTGAAGCAGGCGGTGGCCGAAATCGCGCCCGACCAGCCGATCAGCCATGTGCGCAGCATGGCCTGGATTGTCCACGACACCACCACCGATACGGAATTCAACCTCATGCTGGTCGGCTTGCTGGGTGGACTTGCGCTGCTTTTGGCCGGCGTGGGCATGTACGCGGTGATGGCCGTGGCGGTGGCCGCACGCGAGCGCGAGTTCGGCGTGCGGGCGGCGCTGGGGGCATCACCGCGACGCCTGTTGCTGCTGGTGCTGCGTGGCGGGTTGCTGCAGATCGTGCTCGGCCTCGCAGCAGGCGTGGTGCTGGGCGCGGCAGGATCGAGCGTGCTGCGCGCGGTGGTGGTGCAACTGGGGCGCAGCGTGTTCGACCCCTGGGCTGTCCTCGTTGCTTGCGCCGTGCTTGCCTGTGCCGGCGTGTTGGCTTGTCTGGTTCCAGCGATACGTGCCGGTCGGACGGCGCCGATGCACGCTCTGCGTGGGGAGTGA
- a CDS encoding ABC transporter ATP-binding protein produces MTNPDNVITLDSLRKVFQTDEVETHALSDVHLSIARGEYVSISGPSGCGKTTLLSILGLLDTASGGSYVLNGHDVAGLNAAQRARIRNAEIGFIFQAFNLIGDLTVQENVELPLTYRGGIDAAERRARVQEALERVGMAHRMRHYPAQLSGGQQQRVAVARALVGKPAILLADEPTGNLDSRNGEAVMALLDELHKGGATLCMVTHDARYAELAQRKVRLFDGRVVDEETFDRLRREDESRLDALIGQRIEVGA; encoded by the coding sequence ATGACCAACCCCGACAACGTCATCACCCTCGACAGCCTGCGCAAGGTGTTCCAGACCGACGAGGTGGAAACCCATGCGCTGAGCGACGTGCACCTCAGCATCGCGCGCGGCGAGTACGTGTCGATCTCCGGGCCGTCCGGCTGCGGCAAGACCACGCTGCTGTCCATCCTCGGCCTGCTCGACACCGCCAGCGGCGGCAGCTACGTGTTGAACGGCCACGACGTCGCCGGTCTCAACGCCGCGCAGCGCGCGCGCATCCGCAACGCCGAGATCGGCTTCATCTTCCAGGCGTTCAACCTGATCGGCGACCTCACCGTGCAGGAGAACGTGGAGCTGCCGCTCACCTACCGCGGCGGCATCGACGCCGCCGAGCGCCGCGCCCGCGTGCAGGAGGCGCTGGAGCGCGTGGGCATGGCGCACCGCATGCGCCACTACCCCGCACAGCTCTCCGGCGGCCAGCAGCAGCGCGTGGCGGTGGCACGCGCGCTGGTCGGCAAGCCAGCGATCCTGCTCGCCGACGAACCCACCGGCAACCTCGACTCGCGCAACGGCGAAGCGGTGATGGCCCTGCTCGACGAACTGCACAAGGGCGGCGCCACCCTCTGCATGGTTACCCACGACGCCCGCTACGCCGAACTCGCCCAGCGCAAGGTGCGCCTGTTCGATGGCCGCGTGGTCGACGAGGAAACCTTCGACCGTTTGCGCCGCGAGGATGAATCGCGCCTCGACGCGTTGATCGGCCAGCGCATCGAGGTGGGTGCGTGA
- a CDS encoding HlyD family efflux transporter periplasmic adaptor subunit: MHAGWHAACHARCMDIANPLYGIRKRRRLRLMIGGGALAVAVLAVLLWRLGPALPVADRGSLWIDAVQQGDMLREVRATGTLVPREIRWLAAATPAQVEKILVWPGATVQPDTVLMQLSDPQTEDALRNAQAQVAAAQADVAAKRAELESQLLDQRSALAQAQSDYASAKVKADTDAIAIQQHLIPRVQYEQGQIALKQLHERMQIGQQRVAAFAASMKAQLDAVRAALAQQQSNLQLRQRQADALQVKAGIAGVLQEVPVQEGAQVAAGTNLARVAVPDVLIARLQVPEVQAKDVAMGMPVSVDTHNGLVDGKVERIDPAVRNGSVQVDVALTGKLPPGARPDLSVDGRILIAQLHDVLSVGRPALAQADTDLSLFRLDPGGDTATRVPVRIGAASVDRVQIVRGLKAGDRVILSDTSQWDKYDRIRLK, encoded by the coding sequence ATGCATGCGGGCTGGCACGCCGCTTGCCATGCACGGTGCATGGATATCGCAAACCCCTTGTATGGCATCCGCAAGCGTCGCCGCCTTCGTTTGATGATCGGCGGCGGCGCGCTGGCCGTCGCCGTGTTGGCGGTACTGCTCTGGCGGCTGGGGCCGGCGCTGCCCGTGGCGGATCGCGGCAGCCTGTGGATCGACGCCGTGCAGCAGGGCGACATGCTGCGCGAGGTGCGCGCCACCGGCACGCTGGTGCCGCGCGAGATCCGCTGGCTGGCCGCGGCCACACCGGCGCAGGTGGAAAAGATCCTCGTATGGCCGGGCGCGACGGTGCAGCCGGACACCGTGCTGATGCAGCTCAGTGACCCGCAGACCGAGGACGCGCTACGCAACGCGCAGGCGCAGGTCGCCGCGGCACAGGCCGACGTCGCCGCCAAACGCGCGGAATTGGAATCGCAACTGCTGGACCAGCGCTCCGCGCTCGCACAGGCGCAGTCCGACTACGCCTCGGCCAAGGTCAAGGCCGACACCGACGCCATCGCCATACAGCAGCACCTGATTCCCCGCGTGCAGTACGAGCAGGGCCAGATCGCATTGAAGCAGTTGCACGAACGCATGCAGATCGGGCAGCAGCGCGTGGCTGCGTTCGCCGCCAGCATGAAGGCGCAGCTCGACGCGGTGCGGGCCGCGCTGGCGCAGCAGCAGAGCAACCTTCAGCTGCGCCAGCGTCAGGCCGATGCGCTGCAGGTGAAGGCCGGCATCGCCGGCGTGCTGCAGGAGGTGCCGGTGCAGGAGGGCGCGCAGGTGGCCGCCGGCACCAACCTCGCGCGGGTGGCGGTGCCCGACGTGCTGATCGCGCGCCTGCAGGTGCCCGAGGTGCAGGCCAAGGACGTGGCGATGGGCATGCCGGTGAGCGTGGACACCCACAACGGCCTGGTCGACGGCAAGGTGGAACGCATCGATCCGGCCGTGCGCAACGGCAGCGTGCAGGTGGACGTGGCGCTCACCGGCAAGCTGCCGCCCGGCGCGCGCCCCGATCTTTCCGTGGACGGCCGCATCCTGATCGCGCAACTGCACGACGTGCTTTCCGTTGGGCGCCCCGCCTTGGCCCAGGCCGACACCGACCTCAGCCTGTTCCGCCTCGATCCCGGCGGCGACACCGCCACGCGCGTGCCGGTGCGCATCGGCGCCGCCTCGGTGGATCGCGTGCAGATCGTGCGCGGGCTGAAGGCCGGCGACCGGGTGATCCTCTCGGACACCAGCCAGTGGGACAAGTACGACCGCATCAGGTTGAAATGA
- a CDS encoding TIGR00645 family protein, with protein sequence MSDHPTPKLGPLPLLIFSARWLQLPLYLGLIVAQCVYVFLFGKELWHLIVEAPRLGEQEIMLIVLGLIDVVMISNLLIMVIVGGYETFISRLGLENHPDQPEWLSHVNASVLKVKLAMAIIGISSIHLLKTFIAAGALQGLPLCSPADLALIAENGNVGSGLQCSTLTTVGVMWQTIIHLVFIVSAVGIAWTDRIMQAGLQRQREAH encoded by the coding sequence ATGTCCGACCATCCCACGCCCAAGCTCGGCCCGCTGCCCTTGCTGATCTTCAGCGCGCGCTGGCTGCAGCTGCCGCTCTACCTCGGCCTGATCGTGGCGCAGTGCGTCTACGTGTTCCTGTTCGGCAAGGAGCTGTGGCACCTCATCGTCGAGGCGCCGAGGCTGGGCGAGCAGGAGATCATGCTGATCGTGCTCGGCCTGATCGACGTGGTGATGATCTCCAACCTGCTCATCATGGTGATCGTGGGCGGCTACGAGACCTTCATCTCGCGCCTCGGGCTGGAGAACCACCCCGACCAGCCGGAGTGGCTGAGCCACGTCAACGCTTCCGTGCTGAAGGTGAAGCTGGCGATGGCGATCATCGGCATCTCCTCGATCCACCTGCTCAAGACCTTCATCGCCGCCGGCGCGCTGCAAGGGCTGCCGCTCTGCTCGCCGGCCGATCTGGCGCTGATCGCCGAGAACGGCAACGTGGGCTCGGGCCTGCAGTGCTCCACGCTCACCACGGTGGGCGTGATGTGGCAGACCATCATCCACCTGGTGTTCATCGTCTCGGCCGTCGGCATCGCCTGGACCGACCGCATCATGCAGGCAGGCCTGCAGCGCCAGCGCGAGGCGCATTGA
- the ppc gene encoding phosphoenolpyruvate carboxylase has protein sequence MTESHMRHCSKPGADALGSEVPPLRADVVTMNASRSFEPALPDAPLRDDVRRLGALVGRMLAEQGTPAFLDEVERVRIAAIARRNEGAPLAELTAPLAGLEADHAEALARAFATYFNAVNIAERVHRIRRRRDYQREGGAPQPESLRDVLERLKAQGVEAQELLDWLFKLEVEPVFTAHPTEAVRASLLEKEQAIVRALVDGFDAGRTPQERGEDEERIHMALTAGWQTAEASPLRPSVQDEREHVGFYIADPIYRIVPALYESLADALQAVYGVAVPLPRLLSFATWVGGDMDGNPNVGADTIAASLASQRTQILDRYIGDVAALARLLSQTDSRVEVDPRLRQRLDAARTRYPQAASRIKPRHADMPYRSLLTVIGGRLEATHEDGHPEAYASADELREDLELIAASLVDHRGLHAGAYAVQRLIWRVRSFGFHLARLDARQDSRVHDDALAALFNDADWPQRSVDERVEALHAHLRGERDFVASEDSVATSLRAVFAALHEARQRYGTQATGLYIISMARSAADVLAVLALARYGGLTDAAERVPLDIAPLFETIDDLTNAPATLRALLADPLYRAHLAARGDRQWVMLGYSDSGKDGGTLASRWGLQRAQVELLEVAREYGIALAFFHGRGGSASRGGARITPALLSSPRGSVAGRLRVTEQGEVIHRKYGIRALALRNLEQTVGAVLRASLRPRDEEARETPWRERMHALSARSRQAYRALVEREGFVDYFRTATPIDVIERMALGSRPSRRRSMRGVQDLRAIPWVFAWTQCRSILTGWYGLGSALEWGAAEYGEAALAEMARDWPFFANALDDVEMLLAKCDLGIAEAFSQLAGELHAPFFALIRAEFERSRHWVLKLKGAGELLQGDERLAASIRLRNPYIDPMSLLQVDLLGRWRAGDRQDDALLRALVSCVNGVAQGLQNTG, from the coding sequence ATGACGGAAAGTCATATGCGGCATTGCAGCAAGCCGGGCGCGGATGCGCTAGGCTCGGAGGTCCCTCCCCTGCGAGCCGATGTCGTCACGATGAACGCTTCCCGCAGTTTCGAGCCCGCCCTGCCCGATGCCCCCTTGCGCGACGACGTGCGCCGGCTTGGCGCCCTGGTCGGCCGCATGCTGGCCGAGCAGGGCACGCCGGCCTTCCTCGACGAAGTGGAGCGCGTGCGCATCGCCGCCATCGCCCGCCGCAACGAGGGTGCGCCGCTGGCCGAGCTGACCGCGCCGCTGGCCGGGCTCGAAGCGGACCACGCGGAAGCGCTGGCGCGCGCCTTCGCCACCTATTTCAACGCGGTGAACATCGCCGAGCGCGTGCACCGCATCCGCCGCCGCCGCGATTACCAGCGCGAGGGCGGCGCGCCGCAGCCGGAGTCGCTGCGCGACGTGCTGGAACGGCTGAAGGCGCAGGGCGTCGAAGCGCAGGAATTGCTCGACTGGCTGTTCAAGCTGGAAGTGGAGCCGGTGTTCACCGCGCATCCCACCGAGGCAGTGCGCGCCTCGCTGCTGGAGAAGGAGCAGGCCATCGTGCGCGCGCTGGTCGACGGCTTCGACGCCGGCCGCACGCCGCAGGAGCGCGGCGAGGACGAGGAGCGCATCCACATGGCGCTCACCGCGGGCTGGCAGACCGCCGAGGCGTCGCCGCTGCGGCCCAGCGTGCAGGACGAACGCGAACACGTGGGTTTCTACATCGCCGACCCGATCTACCGTATCGTGCCCGCGCTGTACGAGTCGCTGGCGGACGCGCTGCAGGCCGTGTACGGCGTGGCCGTGCCGCTGCCGCGCCTGCTTTCGTTCGCCACCTGGGTGGGCGGCGACATGGACGGCAATCCCAACGTGGGCGCCGACACCATTGCCGCGAGCCTGGCCAGCCAGCGCACCCAGATCCTGGACCGCTACATCGGCGACGTCGCCGCGCTGGCGCGCCTGCTCAGCCAGACCGACAGCCGCGTCGAGGTCGATCCGCGCCTGCGCCAGCGCCTCGACGCGGCGCGCACGCGCTATCCGCAGGCCGCCTCGCGCATCAAGCCGCGCCACGCCGACATGCCTTACCGCAGCCTGCTCACCGTGATCGGCGGGCGGCTGGAGGCCACCCACGAAGACGGCCACCCCGAGGCCTACGCCAGCGCCGACGAACTGCGCGAGGACCTCGAACTGATCGCCGCCAGCCTGGTCGACCATCGCGGCCTGCACGCGGGCGCCTACGCGGTGCAACGCCTGATCTGGCGCGTGCGCAGCTTCGGCTTCCACCTCGCGCGGCTCGATGCGCGGCAGGACTCGCGCGTGCACGACGACGCGCTGGCCGCCTTGTTCAACGACGCCGACTGGCCGCAGCGCAGCGTCGACGAACGCGTGGAGGCGCTGCACGCCCATTTGCGCGGCGAACGCGATTTCGTCGCCAGCGAGGACAGCGTGGCCACCTCGCTGCGCGCGGTGTTCGCCGCCCTGCACGAGGCGCGCCAGCGTTATGGCACCCAGGCCACCGGCCTCTACATCATCAGCATGGCGCGTTCGGCCGCCGACGTGCTGGCGGTGCTGGCGCTGGCGCGGTACGGCGGCCTGACCGATGCGGCGGAGCGTGTGCCGCTCGACATCGCCCCGTTGTTCGAAACCATCGACGACCTCACCAATGCGCCTGCCACGTTGCGCGCGCTGCTGGCCGACCCGCTGTACCGCGCGCACCTCGCCGCGCGCGGCGACCGCCAGTGGGTGATGCTGGGCTATTCCGACAGCGGCAAGGACGGCGGCACGCTGGCCTCGCGCTGGGGCCTGCAGCGCGCGCAGGTGGAGCTTTTGGAAGTGGCGCGCGAGTACGGCATCGCGCTGGCGTTCTTCCACGGTCGCGGCGGCTCGGCCAGCCGCGGCGGCGCGCGCATCACGCCTGCGCTGCTGTCCTCGCCGCGCGGCTCGGTGGCCGGCCGGCTGCGCGTCACCGAGCAGGGCGAGGTGATCCACCGCAAGTACGGCATCCGTGCGCTGGCGCTGCGCAACCTCGAACAGACCGTCGGCGCGGTGCTGCGCGCCAGCCTGCGTCCGCGCGATGAAGAGGCTCGCGAAACGCCGTGGCGCGAACGCATGCACGCGCTCTCCGCGCGCAGCCGGCAGGCCTATCGCGCGTTGGTCGAGCGTGAAGGCTTCGTCGATTACTTCCGCACGGCCACGCCGATCGACGTGATCGAGCGCATGGCGCTGGGCTCGCGTCCCTCGCGCCGGCGCAGCATGCGCGGCGTGCAGGACCTGCGTGCGATTCCCTGGGTGTTCGCGTGGACGCAGTGCCGCTCCATCCTCACCGGCTGGTACGGCCTCGGCAGCGCGCTGGAATGGGGCGCGGCCGAATACGGCGAAGCGGCGCTGGCCGAGATGGCGCGCGACTGGCCGTTCTTCGCCAACGCGCTGGACGACGTGGAGATGCTGCTGGCGAAGTGCGACCTCGGCATCGCCGAAGCCTTCTCGCAATTGGCCGGCGAACTGCACGCGCCGTTCTTCGCGCTGATCCGCGCGGAGTTCGAGCGCAGCCGGCACTGGGTGCTGAAGCTCAAGGGTGCGGGCGAGCTGCTGCAGGGCGATGAACGCCTCGCCGCGTCGATCCGCCTGCGCAATCCCTACATCGACCCGATGAGCCTGCTGCAGGTCGACCTGCTCGGCCGCTGGCGCGCGGGCGACCGCCAGGACGACGCCCTGCTGCGCGCACTGGTGAGCTGCGTGAACGGCGTGGCGCAGGGCCTGCAGAACACCGGCTGA